One Betta splendens chromosome 8, fBetSpl5.4, whole genome shotgun sequence DNA segment encodes these proteins:
- the zgc:195001 gene encoding tripartite motif-containing protein 16 gives MPSSARSTKGVMPAPRKAGRKNSAAAAEERPPYEPNIPEPTTRAELMKYWVSLCLDDKTAQKLLWISEGGSKVARTSDAVCPYPTRPERYEHSPQVLCKEGLLGHRGYWEVDFDGWVVIGAVCESAPRKGLDGPSGLGENSGSWGVGWSGSCYQVWHNGDNVDVQLPLCTTMGLYVDQPAGIIKFLSVEGEGEGEKEVRLIHRFNADIQEKVFPGFWIGTNSHCLLRKKDQ, from the exons GACgaaaaaacagtgcagcagctgcagaag AAAGACCACCGTATGAGCCAAACATCCCCGAACCAACCACCAGGGCTGAACTCATGAAAT ACTGGGTCTCCCTGTGCCTGGACGACAAAACTGCACAGAAACTTTTATGGATTTCAGAGGGCGGGTCCAAAGTGGCGCGCACGTCCGACGCAGTGTGTCCGTATCCCACCAGGCCCGAGAGATATGAGCACTCGCCGCAG GTGCTGTGCAAGGAGGGCCTGCTGGGGCACCGAGGGTACTGGGAGGTGGACTTTGACGGCTGGGTGGTGATCGGGGCCGTCTGTGAGAGCGCGCCTCGCAAAGGCCTGGACGGCCCCAGCGGCCTCGGGGAGAACAGCGGATCCTGGGGCGTCGGCTGGTCAGGCTCCTGCTACCAAGTCTGGCACAATGGCGACAACGTGGACGTCCAGCTGCCCCTGTGCACCACCATGGGCCTCTACGTCGACCAGCCTGCCGGCATCATCAAGTTCCTCTCGGTGGAGGGAGAGGGCGAGGGCGAGAAGGAGGTGCGGCTGATTCACAGGTTCAACGCCGACATACAGGAGAAGGTCTTCCCCGGATTCTGGATTGGCACTAATTCCCACTGCCTTCTGCGGAAAAAGGATCAGTGA
- the akt1s1 gene encoding uncharacterized protein akt1s1 — protein sequence MASITQSPEPEILDNHKESWLVLLSAVEAYCQKSGCDLAIITASKTFRPSAGDGVRKRESGSAFPRECDFSYNVWGQGILAESARRYMDDIAVLHSTTMLTAQKHTRPAGGEGGTKLVVDLTSDPGHRGSYTGDGGVGGVSPNSRLFSQSYPSIYSSGAGSGQGSNGEREREKSVLEAERGRQRSGIVDLEEECEDEEEEEDMDERRPYGNESAGVFSMDEDSLSRDCEPFFESDGEEESTDGSLSEDAPPPSRSMAVGQAAVSARHSHSMALARSLPVSVPVWGCRGSRAAQADSNSGERVGCADLEHIAASMKALLAPGATDGTEMFGALPRPRLNTGDFSLKH from the exons ATGGCCTCCATCACCCAGTCACCCGAGCCCGAGATCCTAGACAACCACAAAGAGAGCTGGCTGGTGCTACTTTCCGCTGTGGAAGCATATTGCCAAAAGTCCGGCTGTGACCTGGCCATAATTACAGCCTCCAAGACATTTCGGCCATCAGCTGGAGATGGGGTGAGGAAGCGGGAGAGCGGCAGTGCCTTTCCAAGGGAGTGTGATTTCTCCTATAACGTGTGGGGTCAGGGGATTCTGGCTGAGTCGGCGCGCCGCTACATGGACGACATCGCAGTGCTGCACTCCACCACCATGCTGACGGCTCAGAAGCACACGAGGCCggctgggggagagggaggaaccAAGCTGGTGGTTGACCTGACCTCTGATCCTGGACACAGGGGG AGCTATACAGGGGACGGTGGCGTGGGCGGAGTCAGCCCCAATAGCAGGCTGTTCTCCCAAAGCTACCCGTCAATCTACAGCTCAGGAGCCGGTAGCGGACAGGGCAGTAACGGGGAGAGGGAACGAGAGAAGAGCGTCCTGGAGGCCGAGCGGGGGAGACAGAGGTCTGGGATTGTGGATTTGGAAGAGGAgtgtgaagatgaggaggaggaggaagatatGGATGAGAGGAGACCCTATGGGAATGAAAGCGCTG gtgtCTTCTCCATGGACGAGGACTCTCTGTCCCGGGACTGTGAGCCGTTCTTTGAGTCTGATGGGGAGGAGGAAAGCACTGACG GCTCGCTCAGCGAGGACGCTCCGCCGCCGTCGCGCAGCATGGCCGTGGGTCAGGCCGCGGTCTCGGCCCGTCACAGCCACTCCATGGCTCTGGCCCGCTCGTTGCCTGTATCGGTGCCCGTGTGGggctgcagagggagcagagctgctcaggCGGACAGCAACAGTGGCGAGCGG GTCGGCTGTGCTGACTTGGAGCACATCGCCGCCAGTATGAAAGCCCTGCTGGCCCCCGGAGCCACCGACGGAACAGAGATGTTCGGGGCTCTGCCTCGACCCCGGCTGAACACAGGGGACTTCTCCCTTAAGcactga
- the tbc1d17 gene encoding TBC1 domain family member 17: MEQTTEDYKLIFEKEGVYLHTNARRSNQETTIPGFIRIVERAGIPALEWSPLEQESGSATVIFTKKDGENGEEDSTFEPGYEPDWAVISTVKKDREQVPVKESGQWAFSLPLSELYSLRRARFSLGRNFLVLTSRGGHPLPALHFHRGGTRELLRAMHRYINLDQSPVDGRLFLAYPHEPGALPQSFDKLHLFDDAGSDLVSRFIHDPYATTFGGFSKVTNFFRAALRPPESPFVHRNPQDAGMPSQSDDEPGFELINCGVELGPRPDVRRGPPLAKWEEFLDPEGRVKNPEKIKELVFRGGITPSLRKEIWKFLLGFYPWNSTTKEREDMLRVKTDEYFRMKVQWKSVSEEQEMRNSLLKGYRSLIERDVNRTDRQNTFFSGNDNPGLTLLHNVLMTYCMYNFDLGYVQGMSDLLSPILFVTQNEVESFWCLTGFMELVHQNFEESQEAMKQQLLQLSILLKALDPELCDFLDSQDSGSLCFCFRWLLIWFKREFAFEDILTLWEVMWTRLPCDNFHLLIACSILESQRGELIGSQHDFNTILKHINELTMKLDLQSVLRGAEAIYLQLIQCKELPVKVQQVLGIYAPSSSGTDSPDSQTSETQHLLDQPQAETAASSSSRGPTYP; encoded by the exons ATGGAGCAAACCACTGAAGATTACAAG CTGATATTTGAGAAAGAGGGAGTGTACCTTCACACAAATGCAAGAAGGAGCAACCAGGAGACCACCATCCCAGGGTTTATACGCATAGTGGAGCGG GCTGGCATCCCAGCGTTGGAGTGGAGCCcgctggagcaggagagtgGGAGTGCTACTGTAATCTTCACTAAAAAA GATGGAGAAAATGGAGAGGAGGATTCAACCTTTGAGCCTGGGTATGAACCGGATTGGGCAGTCATCAGCACCGTAAAGAAGGATCGGGAACAGGTTCCAGTTAAAGAGTCAG GTCAGTGGGCATTCTCTCTGCCGCTCTCAGAGCTCTATTCTCTCAGGAGGGCCAGGTTCTCTTTGGGTCGAAATTTTTTAGTGCTGACTAGTAGAGGGGGACACCCGCTGCCTGCTCTACACTTccacagaggaggaaccagagaACTCCTCAGAGCCATGCACCGTTACATCAACCTAGACCA GTCTCCAGTTGACGGGCGGCTCTTCCTTGCTTACCCCCATGAACCAGGTGCTCTTCCTCAGTCATTTGACAAGCTGCACCTCTTTGATGATGCAGGGTCAGATCTTGTCTCG AGGTTTATCCATGACCCGTATGCCACTACATTTGGCGGATTCTCCAAAGTGACCAATTTCTTTAGAGCGGCACTTCGCCCTCCAGAGTCCCCCTTTGTACATCGTAATCCTCAGGATGCTGGCATGCCCTCCCAGTCTGACGACGAACCTGGCTTTGAACTCATCAACTGT gGGGTAGAACTTGGCCCCAGGCCAGATGTAAGGAGGGGACCACCACTGGCCAAGTGGGAAGAGTTTCTGGACCCTGAGGGACGTGTGAAGAACCCAGAGAAAATCAAAGAGCTTGTGTTCAGAGGG GGCATCACACCGTCACTGAGGAAGGAGATCTGGAAGTTCCTTCTGGGTTTTTATCCTTGGAACAGCACCACAAAGGAAAGGGAAGATATGCTTCGGGTCAAAAC GGACGAGTATTTCCGAATGAAGGTGCAGTGGAAGTCTGTCAGTGAAGAGCAGGAGATGAGAAACTCTCTCCTCAAGGGATACAGAAGCCTAATAG agagagatgtcaacaggacagacagacaaaatacGTTCTTCTCTGGGAACGACAATCCAGGACTGACTCTGCTTCACAATGTGCTGATGACGTACTGCATGTACAACTTTGATCTCG GCTATGTGCAGGGGATGAGTGATCTGCTGTCCCCCATCCTGTTCGTCACCCAGAATGAGGTGGAGTCCTTCTGGTGTCTGACAGGCTTCATGGAGCTGGTG CACCAGAACTTTGAAGAGTCTCAGGAGgccatgaagcagcagctgcttcagctcagtaTCCTGCTGAAGGCCCTGGACCCAGAGCTATGTGACTTCCTGG ACTCTCAGGACAGTGGTTCCCTTTGCTTCTGTTTCCGCTGGCTGCTAATCTGGTTCAAGAGAGAGTTTGCTTTTGAGGACATCCTGACTTTGTGGGAG GTCATGTGGACTCGTCTTCCATGTGACAACTTCCACTTGTTGATCGCCTGTTCAATCCTCGAGTCCCAGAGAGGAGAGCTGATTGGCTCTCAGCATGACTTCAACACCAttttgaag CACATTAATGAGCTCACCATGAAACTGGACCTGCAGAGTGTTCTACGAGGAGCGGAGGCCATTTACCTGCAACTGATTCAGTGCAAG GAGCTTCCAGTGAAGGTGCAGCAGGTTCTAGGTATCTACGCCCCCTCCAGTTCTGGGACAGACAGCCCGGACTCCCAGACTAGCGAGACACAACACCTCCTCGACCAGCCCCAGGCAGAGACTGCTGCTTCTAGTTCATCACGTGGTCCCACTTATCCCTAA
- the ccndx gene encoding cyclin Dx — protein sequence MEGGMSVSLWCEEVEDVHGQDQGPTEAKNLIRCSPQVRATWDPTVSGHRVIQRLLHMEERYMPSMLYVTLIQRDPERREELAKWALEVCCECGCDEAVFPLSVSLMDRFLSVSLSVPVSPYCLAAGCILIASKLTECDNITADTLCAAAEYSFQPCNLRELERLILATLRWDTAAVTPQDFLPHFLASVGQQGRGTGEESEEERLSTLRRHSDTLAAMCACDSRFLGAPPSLVAAASLNCALRGLGNKRLPQLALMSEALAELCQTDLAVLQCYSEMIEHALRQRLRSGHQQGPMEKDEEVENERPGTPTDMREIDF from the exons ATGGAAGGGGGaatgtctgtgtctctgtggtgtgaggaggtggaggacgtcCACGGTCAGGACCAGGGTCCGACTGAAGCCAAGAACCTCATCAGGTGTTCGCCTCAGGTTCGAGCCACCTGGGACCCCACAGTGTCAGGACATCGCGTGATCCAGAGGCTGCTTCACATGGAGGAGAGGTACATGCCCTCCATGCTCTACGTCACCCTGATTCAGCGGGATCCTGAGCGCAGGGAGGAGCTGGCCAAGTGGGCCCTGGAG GTGTGCTGTGAGTGCGGCTGTGACGAGGCAGTCTTCCCTCTGTCCGTCTCTCTCATGGACaggttcctgtctgtctctctctctgtacctGTCTCGCCTTACTGTCTGGCTGCGGGCTGCATCCTCATCGCCTCCAAGCTCACCGAGTGTGACAACATCACGGCAGACACCCTCTGTGCCGCAGCTGAGTACAGCTTCCAACCCTGCAACCTGCGG GAATTGGAGCGCCTCATCCTCGCCACCCTCCGCTGGGACACAGCAGCTGTGACGCCACAGGACTTTCTCCCGCATTTTCTAGCCTCCGTGGGGCAGCAGGGACGCGGCACCGgcgaggagtcagaggaggagcgtCTGTCCACCCTGCGGCGGCACAGCGACACGCTGGCCGCTATGTGTGCTTGCGACTCGCGTTTTTTGGGAGCGCCTCCATcacttgttgctgctgcatcactgaacTGTGCCCTGCGAGGTCTGGGCAACAAGAGACTCCCCCAGCTGGCTCTTATGAGTGAAGCTTTGGCAGAGCTGTGCCAGACTGACCTG GCAGTGCTGCAGTGCTACAGTGAGATGATCGAACATGCTCTCCGGCAGCGGCTGAGGAGTGGGCATCAACAGGGACCCATGGAGAAAGATGAAGAGGTGGAGAATGAAAGACCTGGGACGCCCACTGATATGAGGGAAATTGATTTCTAA